In Halobaculum sp. XH14, a single genomic region encodes these proteins:
- a CDS encoding PH domain-containing protein — MTRLHPLSAGIDAVQRAIQFGSFAFFGVIMLSGPLGVLEFFPALLLAPVAAVVGAGYAVARYLRFEYELAPEHLIVTSGVFSRQEREIPLRRVQNVDVSRTLVQRVLGLATVRFETAGGSATEAELDALDADEADRLRHEVGERVRAIRDAEQTGDDESTVDDGEPGVPADPADSAAETRRPASAPDSRGETLYEISTEDLLVLSAVSFRPSAVVAPVFGAPFLGDVVAEGGLFVFRLVGGARAGGLSDVLAAGATALVGVVAFALTVWVASAALTFARYYDFKLDRVADELRYERGLLGRYSGTVPLGKVQTVSVGENVAMRRLGYASLSVETAGYAPGSSRAGGAETAIPLAARTRVVELARDLQPYGEPTFQRPPNRARRRYAIRYALVSLAVAAGVFGLSVAVAPLPAFAAVAPLLGLLLAPVAARAKWRHRGFDERADAVLTRSGFWHRTTRVVPYYRLQTVFVRRTIFQRRWGLASLTADTASTTSLVGGDATAHDIDEDAADGLRERLIERLREDLAERREDVSPNGTARGPNGVGELDDGDGTGRGRGTTGRGDADGVGDGTGVGGDGSSAGGDGTGVGRDGGRDGDRGGDGRTDDGTADGSSG, encoded by the coding sequence CGCGCGATCCAGTTCGGGTCGTTCGCCTTCTTCGGGGTGATCATGCTGTCGGGACCCCTCGGCGTCCTCGAGTTCTTTCCGGCGCTGCTGCTCGCGCCGGTGGCGGCCGTCGTCGGCGCGGGCTATGCGGTCGCGCGCTATCTGCGGTTCGAGTACGAACTCGCCCCGGAACACCTGATCGTCACGTCCGGCGTGTTCTCACGGCAGGAGCGGGAGATCCCCCTCCGTCGGGTCCAGAACGTCGACGTCTCCCGGACGCTCGTCCAGCGCGTCCTGGGGCTGGCGACGGTCCGGTTCGAGACGGCCGGCGGCAGCGCCACGGAAGCGGAACTCGACGCGCTCGACGCGGACGAGGCGGACCGACTCCGACACGAGGTCGGCGAGCGCGTCAGGGCGATCCGGGATGCGGAGCAGACCGGGGACGACGAATCCACGGTCGACGACGGCGAGCCCGGCGTACCTGCCGACCCTGCCGACTCGGCCGCCGAAACGCGTCGACCCGCGTCGGCACCCGACTCCCGGGGCGAGACCCTGTACGAGATCTCGACCGAGGACCTCCTCGTCCTGAGCGCCGTCTCGTTCCGTCCGAGCGCGGTCGTCGCACCCGTGTTCGGCGCGCCGTTCCTCGGGGACGTCGTCGCGGAAGGCGGACTGTTCGTGTTCCGTCTGGTCGGCGGTGCCAGGGCGGGCGGGCTCTCGGACGTGCTCGCGGCCGGCGCGACCGCGCTCGTCGGCGTCGTGGCGTTCGCGCTCACCGTCTGGGTCGCCAGCGCGGCGCTGACGTTCGCCCGCTACTACGACTTCAAACTCGACCGGGTGGCCGACGAACTCCGGTACGAGCGCGGCCTGCTCGGTCGGTACAGCGGGACCGTCCCGCTGGGGAAGGTCCAGACGGTTTCGGTCGGCGAGAACGTCGCCATGCGTCGGCTCGGCTACGCCAGCCTCTCGGTGGAGACGGCCGGCTACGCGCCGGGGTCGAGCCGCGCGGGCGGCGCCGAGACGGCGATCCCGCTCGCGGCGCGAACGCGGGTCGTCGAACTCGCCCGGGACCTCCAGCCGTACGGCGAGCCGACGTTCCAGCGCCCGCCGAACCGCGCGCGGCGGCGGTACGCGATCCGGTACGCGCTCGTCTCGCTCGCCGTCGCTGCCGGCGTCTTCGGACTCAGCGTCGCGGTGGCCCCGCTGCCGGCGTTCGCCGCGGTGGCTCCGCTCCTGGGGCTCCTGCTCGCTCCCGTCGCCGCCCGGGCCAAGTGGCGACACCGCGGCTTCGACGAACGCGCGGACGCGGTGCTCACCCGGTCGGGGTTCTGGCACCGGACCACGCGAGTCGTGCCCTACTACCGGCTCCAGACCGTGTTCGTGCGCCGGACGATCTTCCAGCGCCGCTGGGGACTCGCCAGCCTCACGGCCGATACGGCCTCGACGACGAGCCTCGTCGGCGGCGACGCGACCGCCCACGACATCGACGAGGACGCCGCGGACGGGCTCCGCGAACGCCTGATCGAGCGACTCCGGGAGGATCTGGCGGAACGACGCGAGGACGTGAGCCCGAACGGAACGGCTCGCGGGCCGAACGGTGTCGGGGAACTCGATGACGGTGACGGCACCGGACGGGGCCGCGGAACTACCGGACGAGGAGACGCGGACGGTGTCGGTGACGGTACCGGCGTCGGCGGCGACGGAAGCAGCGCCGGTGGCGACGGAACCGGCGTCGGTCGTGACGGCGGACGCGATGGTGACCGCGGCGGGGATGGCCGAACCGACGACGGCACCGCCGACGGTTCCAGCGGGTGA
- a CDS encoding DUF5820 family protein codes for MSFESDALADGWRVWNEEPEGRTVLVYRPDVFDGDASPAACLPTLYVTNGSPRKRPGAAHRETDEWRVTLFLEPEVEATSERLDDRAAAVTAARELADRFASGGIDYRDVYQVPRERYFEKLDELVGRKA; via the coding sequence ATGAGCTTCGAGTCGGACGCCCTCGCGGACGGCTGGCGCGTGTGGAACGAGGAGCCGGAGGGTCGCACCGTCCTCGTCTACCGGCCGGACGTGTTCGACGGTGACGCCTCCCCGGCCGCCTGTCTCCCGACGCTGTACGTGACCAACGGCTCGCCCCGGAAACGGCCGGGTGCGGCCCACCGCGAGACCGACGAGTGGCGGGTGACGCTGTTTCTCGAACCCGAGGTCGAGGCGACGTCGGAGCGGCTGGACGACAGGGCGGCGGCGGTGACTGCGGCGCGCGAGCTCGCGGACCGGTTCGCCTCGGGCGGGATCGACTACCGCGACGTCTATCAGGTGCCCCGGGAGCGCTACTTCGAGAAGCTCGACGAACTGGTCGGGCGAAAGGCGTAA
- a CDS encoding AAA domain-containing protein, whose protein sequence is MNVRGPILDVGAVRSVDTKYGERDLAELTVRPDGGAGDPVTVTLWGKWTHTAEHAAVGMELLLTEAERDDFGDREGYTTSSESSVVLEPDFLVDVTDVRSWVQCPRMYYLNKLSGIPLNYPVVKGTIVHEVFGDLLRGVDLEESIEEQVAEAGLELGLLGREREEVEDEVRRNAAAIEGWLNQGTLTPEEDDWRSEYTLISPTFGIKGRADALRRGMPVELKTGKNTNRDPRFQDKIQAACYALLLEERGVSADTGTLLYTKNTALDRSEASGDLSPAKEFSVGKGLLDFVVRTRNEIAAMEYDTSIPTGFEADANCEYCFEQDTCMVVSGRLDQESKAGQIGTPLPAEEREYFDRFYRAIEEERAETHAEYRKLWEQTPQGRAADDRALIDLDPVDREELPGGRWRLRAEKDPEAVSKLREGDVALASDGDPTGGHSELCRIEELGESVVVTTDEPVDLRRLDVYPSEISVDRMLTALHDAVLKGDPDRKDVLFGRRDPEFGSGESTYVDNNDAQNEAVNRALNAEDFALVHGPPGTGKTYTIARIVRAFVDRGDRVLLSAFTNRAVDNALEALREQGFEGAVRYGTETGVRGDMQDVRLVRKGEPNDRAAELNSAPVVAATTAACGSRAMREQAFDVALVDEASQLTEPGTLAAVNLADRFVLVGDHEQLPPVVRAENGEAFHASGTSGEGSGPRADLRRSLFQRLIEEHPDAGVMLDRQYRMSQRIQAFSSSEFYDGALRPATPEVAGQTLGEVGVDVGDLPPELREGVSFVDPDGERAGNANPVEAERVAEIVTEYVDAGVPREDVGVIAPFRAQVAEIGRRTDVTVDTVDRFQGSSEEVIVVSFVATGSLASPIFEDPRRVNVALTRAKKALCLVGDADALASEPFYERMLSWARR, encoded by the coding sequence GTGAACGTTCGCGGGCCCATCCTTGACGTCGGCGCGGTGCGCTCGGTGGACACCAAGTACGGCGAGCGCGACCTGGCGGAACTCACCGTCCGGCCGGACGGCGGCGCGGGCGACCCCGTCACGGTGACGCTGTGGGGCAAGTGGACCCACACCGCCGAGCACGCCGCGGTCGGGATGGAACTGCTGCTCACCGAGGCCGAGCGGGACGACTTCGGCGACCGCGAGGGGTACACCACCTCCTCGGAGTCGTCCGTCGTCCTCGAACCGGACTTCCTCGTGGACGTGACCGACGTCCGCTCGTGGGTGCAGTGCCCGCGGATGTACTACCTGAACAAGCTTTCGGGCATCCCGCTGAACTACCCGGTCGTCAAGGGGACCATCGTCCACGAGGTGTTCGGGGACCTGCTCCGCGGCGTCGACCTGGAGGAGTCCATCGAGGAGCAGGTCGCGGAGGCGGGCCTCGAACTCGGCCTGCTGGGGCGCGAGCGCGAGGAGGTGGAAGACGAGGTTCGCCGGAACGCCGCCGCCATCGAGGGCTGGCTGAACCAGGGGACGCTGACCCCGGAGGAGGACGACTGGCGCTCGGAGTACACGCTCATCTCGCCGACGTTCGGCATCAAGGGACGGGCCGACGCCCTGCGCCGCGGGATGCCGGTCGAACTCAAGACCGGGAAGAACACCAACCGCGACCCGCGGTTCCAGGACAAGATCCAGGCGGCCTGCTACGCGCTGCTGTTGGAGGAGCGCGGCGTGTCTGCAGACACGGGGACGCTGCTGTACACGAAGAACACCGCGCTCGACCGGTCGGAGGCCAGCGGGGACCTCTCGCCCGCCAAGGAGTTCTCGGTCGGGAAGGGGCTGCTCGACTTCGTCGTCCGCACGCGCAACGAGATCGCCGCGATGGAGTACGACACGTCGATTCCGACGGGGTTCGAAGCAGACGCGAACTGCGAGTACTGCTTCGAGCAGGACACCTGCATGGTCGTCTCGGGCCGCCTGGACCAGGAGTCGAAGGCGGGCCAGATCGGCACCCCGCTCCCCGCGGAGGAGCGCGAGTACTTCGACCGGTTCTACCGCGCCATCGAGGAGGAGCGGGCCGAGACCCACGCCGAGTACCGGAAGCTCTGGGAGCAGACCCCCCAGGGGCGCGCCGCGGACGACCGCGCGCTGATCGACCTCGACCCCGTCGACCGCGAGGAACTCCCCGGCGGGCGCTGGCGGCTCCGGGCCGAGAAGGACCCGGAGGCCGTGTCGAAGCTCCGCGAGGGCGACGTCGCGCTCGCCTCCGACGGCGACCCGACGGGCGGCCACAGCGAACTCTGTCGCATCGAGGAACTGGGCGAGTCGGTCGTCGTGACGACCGACGAGCCCGTCGACCTGCGACGGCTCGACGTCTACCCCTCCGAGATCTCGGTCGACCGGATGCTGACCGCGCTCCACGACGCCGTCCTCAAGGGCGACCCCGACCGGAAGGACGTGCTGTTCGGCCGGCGCGACCCGGAGTTCGGTTCCGGGGAGTCGACGTACGTCGACAACAACGACGCCCAGAACGAGGCCGTGAACCGCGCGCTGAACGCCGAGGACTTCGCGCTCGTCCACGGACCGCCCGGAACGGGAAAGACGTACACCATCGCCCGCATCGTCCGCGCGTTCGTCGACCGCGGCGACCGCGTCCTGCTGTCGGCGTTCACGAACCGCGCGGTCGACAACGCGCTGGAAGCACTGCGGGAGCAGGGGTTCGAGGGAGCGGTCCGCTACGGCACGGAGACCGGCGTCCGGGGCGACATGCAGGACGTCAGGCTCGTCAGGAAGGGGGAGCCGAACGACCGCGCCGCCGAACTGAACTCCGCACCCGTCGTCGCGGCCACCACGGCCGCCTGCGGGTCGCGAGCGATGCGCGAGCAGGCGTTCGACGTCGCGCTCGTCGACGAGGCCTCACAGCTCACGGAGCCGGGAACGCTCGCCGCGGTCAACCTCGCCGACCGGTTCGTGCTGGTCGGCGACCACGAGCAGTTGCCGCCAGTCGTCCGCGCGGAGAACGGCGAGGCGTTCCACGCCTCGGGTACGAGCGGGGAGGGGAGTGGGCCGCGAGCCGACCTCCGGCGCTCGCTGTTCCAGCGGCTCATCGAGGAGCACCCCGACGCAGGCGTCATGCTCGACCGGCAGTACCGGATGAGCCAGCGCATCCAGGCGTTCTCCTCGAGCGAGTTCTACGACGGGGCGTTGCGCCCGGCGACCCCCGAGGTCGCCGGGCAGACGCTCGGAGAGGTAGGCGTCGACGTCGGCGACCTGCCGCCGGAACTCCGCGAGGGCGTCTCGTTCGTCGACCCCGACGGCGAGCGTGCGGGGAACGCGAACCCCGTGGAGGCCGAGCGCGTCGCTGAGATCGTGACGGAGTACGTCGACGCCGGCGTCCCCCGAGAGGACGTCGGCGTCATCGCGCCGTTCCGCGCACAGGTCGCCGAGATCGGTCGTCGCACGGACGTGACGGTGGACACGGTCGACCGCTTCCAGGGGTCGAGCGAGGAGGTGATCGTCGTCTCGTTCGTCGCCACCGGCTCGCTCGCCTCGCCGATCTTCGAGGACCCGCGGCGGGTGAACGTCGCGCTGACGCGGGCGAAGAAGGCCCTCTGTCTCGTCGGCGACGCCGACGCGCTCGCCTCCGAGCCGTTCTACGAGCGGATGCTCTCGTGGGCACGTCGCTAG
- a CDS encoding HVO_2922 family protein, whose amino-acid sequence MSRVGRALGSFLESVVGFLVMIVLAVVAFYLTVFVVRTGGALAGQAPSGNFVVLSAALLVVAAILAGGLSPASALGTSSRQYAASGTTGADASGRAATVGSATGSRLWGAPPGEPMRAEAAGHRDAEGIEECDAFVAPPADAPTAEGPSLARFQLYRDSADEWRWRLVHRNGNVIATSGEGYSSDRSARRGLRSVLKNAPDAEVEWEP is encoded by the coding sequence ATGTCACGAGTTGGCAGGGCACTCGGCAGTTTCCTGGAGAGCGTCGTCGGGTTCCTCGTGATGATCGTGCTCGCGGTCGTCGCGTTCTACCTGACCGTGTTCGTCGTCCGGACCGGCGGCGCGCTGGCCGGACAGGCGCCGAGCGGAAACTTCGTCGTGCTCTCGGCGGCGCTGCTGGTCGTCGCGGCCATCCTCGCCGGCGGCCTCTCGCCCGCGAGCGCGCTCGGCACGTCGAGCCGGCAGTACGCGGCGTCGGGAACGACCGGTGCGGATGCGAGCGGGCGAGCGGCGACGGTCGGGAGCGCGACCGGGTCCAGGCTCTGGGGCGCACCGCCCGGCGAACCGATGCGCGCCGAGGCCGCGGGACACCGGGACGCCGAGGGGATCGAGGAGTGCGACGCGTTCGTGGCCCCGCCCGCCGACGCCCCGACCGCCGAGGGACCCAGCCTGGCCCGCTTCCAGCTCTACCGTGACAGCGCCGACGAGTGGCGCTGGCGGCTCGTCCACCGGAACGGGAACGTCATCGCCACATCCGGGGAGGGCTACTCGTCCGATCGCTCCGCCCGGCGAGGGCTGCGAAGCGTCCTGAAGAACGCTCCCGACGCGGAGGTGGAGTGGGAGCCCTGA
- a CDS encoding DUF6789 family protein, translating into MSNSAETATSTESESDGSSDITPRKLAIAGGAGLVGVLAMAPLLVAAAALGALSPTEFASLATFLGVAVPSPWAFPVGVALFVAIGMTMLPTLFVALAGSLPPSRSIGLRGVVFASIVWTGFFFAFGANRAEGTFWTFVVVTLLAHFVYGYVLGSLFARFARIPRYDV; encoded by the coding sequence GTGTCGAACTCCGCCGAGACGGCGACGTCCACGGAGTCGGAATCGGACGGGTCGAGCGACATCACCCCGCGGAAGCTGGCGATCGCTGGCGGGGCCGGCCTCGTCGGCGTGCTCGCCATGGCACCGCTGCTCGTCGCCGCCGCCGCCCTCGGCGCGCTCTCGCCGACGGAGTTCGCCAGCCTCGCGACCTTCCTCGGCGTGGCAGTCCCCTCCCCCTGGGCGTTCCCGGTCGGGGTCGCCCTCTTCGTCGCCATCGGGATGACGATGCTCCCGACACTGTTCGTCGCCCTAGCCGGCTCCCTGCCCCCCTCGCGCTCCATCGGCCTCCGCGGCGTCGTGTTCGCGAGCATCGTCTGGACCGGCTTCTTCTTCGCGTTCGGGGCCAACAGGGCCGAGGGGACGTTCTGGACGTTCGTCGTCGTCACCCTGCTGGCACACTTCGTGTACGGGTACGTCCTCGGCTCGCTGTTCGCGCGGTTCGCCCGGATCCCCCGGTACGACGTGTGA
- a CDS encoding UPF0179 family protein, whose product MTAVTLVGSRLAEAGAEFVYEGESSACEGCPYRSQCLNLTEGRRYRVTGVRDNTQLLDCAVHDEGVRAVEVEPTGLTACVPSRGAYAGSKASLAGPCPHVECPSHEYCVPLGADFEEERRIDEVRGDPPHETCALDRDLTLVEFSPDGD is encoded by the coding sequence ATGACCGCTGTCACGCTCGTCGGGAGCCGTCTTGCGGAGGCGGGCGCCGAGTTCGTCTACGAGGGCGAGTCCTCGGCCTGCGAGGGCTGCCCCTATCGGAGCCAGTGTCTCAACCTCACCGAGGGGCGACGCTACCGCGTGACGGGCGTCCGCGACAACACGCAACTGCTCGACTGTGCGGTCCACGACGAGGGGGTCCGCGCGGTCGAAGTCGAGCCGACCGGCCTCACCGCCTGCGTCCCCTCGCGTGGCGCGTACGCCGGCAGCAAAGCCTCGCTCGCGGGGCCGTGTCCCCACGTCGAGTGTCCGAGCCACGAGTACTGCGTCCCGCTGGGCGCCGACTTCGAGGAGGAACGTCGCATCGACGAGGTCCGCGGCGACCCGCCCCACGAGACGTGTGCGCTGGACCGCGACCTCACGCTCGTCGAGTTCTCCCCGGACGGCGACTGA